One stretch of Meiothermus cerbereus DSM 11376 DNA includes these proteins:
- a CDS encoding heavy metal-binding domain-containing protein translates to MLLTTSSQLEGYQITEYLDVVFGEAIVGANIFRDLLASVRDIVGGRSGAYEAELRKAREIALGELEQAAAAMGADAVIAIDVDYETVGQGNMLMVTASGTAVRTSRRY, encoded by the coding sequence ATTTTGCTTACCACCTCGAGCCAGCTCGAGGGCTACCAGATCACCGAGTACCTCGATGTGGTGTTTGGTGAGGCCATCGTGGGGGCCAACATCTTCCGCGACCTGTTGGCCTCTGTGCGCGACATTGTGGGGGGGCGCAGTGGGGCCTACGAAGCCGAGCTGCGTAAGGCCCGCGAGATTGCTTTGGGGGAGCTCGAGCAGGCCGCCGCAGCCATGGGCGCCGACGCAGTAATTGCCATTGATGTGGACTACGAGACCGTGGGCCAGGGCAACATGCTGATGGTCACGGCCTCCGGTACGGCGGTGCGAACCAGCCGGAGGTACTGA
- a CDS encoding (Fe-S)-binding protein produces MKVALFVTCLADQFFADAGVAAVRLLRHLGCTVEFPSGQTCCGQPAYNAGYWAQARQVADHTLDVLEEAEYVVLPSGSCTAMLRNFYPELYRDRPKMFTRADALSRKTYELAEFIVKVLGVSQLGQGLQGKRIAYHHGCHALRELGIRQEPLTLLRGSGAELVDWVAAEECCGFGGLFSVKLPEVALGMADRKLSTLPPGQIDFLTSADGGCILHLMGRMQNQNLNLPVRPLATVLWEAVG; encoded by the coding sequence ATGAAAGTTGCCCTGTTCGTTACCTGCCTGGCCGATCAGTTTTTTGCTGATGCAGGCGTGGCAGCGGTTCGGCTTCTGCGCCACCTGGGCTGCACGGTGGAGTTTCCCAGCGGGCAGACCTGCTGCGGCCAGCCCGCCTACAACGCAGGTTACTGGGCCCAGGCCCGCCAGGTGGCCGACCATACGCTGGATGTGCTCGAGGAGGCCGAGTACGTGGTGCTTCCTTCAGGCTCCTGCACGGCCATGCTGCGTAACTTCTATCCTGAGCTCTACCGTGACCGCCCCAAAATGTTCACCCGAGCCGATGCCCTGAGCCGCAAAACCTACGAGCTGGCCGAGTTCATCGTAAAAGTGCTGGGCGTCAGCCAGCTGGGCCAGGGCCTGCAGGGCAAACGCATTGCCTACCACCACGGATGCCACGCCTTGCGCGAGCTGGGCATCAGACAAGAGCCCCTAACCCTGCTGCGCGGCAGCGGGGCCGAGCTTGTGGACTGGGTGGCTGCTGAGGAGTGTTGCGGCTTTGGCGGGCTATTTTCGGTAAAGCTGCCCGAGGTGGCGCTGGGCATGGCCGACCGCAAACTTTCTACCCTGCCGCCAGGCCAGATAGACTTCCTGACCAGCGCCGATGGCGGCTGCATTCTGCACCTGATGGGCCGTATGCAAAACCAAAACCTGAACCTGCCCGTGCGCCCCCTGGCCACGGTGCTGTGGGAGGCGGTGGGATGA
- a CDS encoding LutB/LldF family L-lactate oxidation iron-sulfur protein, whose translation MKVSANRYPQEAARLLREHPEVRASVTGATLSFDSKRRQAYAEVEAEAWRRWAEGVKNHLLMNLDRYLLQAEEKLKQNGVQVHWAEDAVEAQRIVAGIARKAGARKVVKAKTMVSEELGINPLLEGMGLEVLETDLGEYIIQLLHQPPSHIVGPAIHLNLEQIRRLFHERFQTPLEASPEDLAAVARKLLRDGFLQADMGISGGNFVVAETGTLALIENEGNIRLATSAPRIHVALVGIEKLLPRFSDLSVFLSLTARAATGQRLGTFVSLIQGPKKPDEPDGPQEVHVVFVDNGRSSLLADPEAWETLRCVRCAACLNACPVYRQTGGHPYGYVYSGPIGAILAPGLVGLEDTKPLPYASSLCGACFQACPVRIPIPRLLLTWRNRAVEQGLTPRLEAAAIQAYALAMTNPWAYRLATRALRLLPEKALDNSVLPVLKAWTEGRAGLSPSPKSFQQLWEAGEV comes from the coding sequence ATGAAAGTAAGCGCGAACCGTTACCCGCAAGAGGCGGCCCGGCTGCTGCGCGAGCACCCCGAGGTACGCGCGTCGGTTACGGGAGCCACCCTGAGCTTCGATAGCAAAAGGCGGCAGGCTTACGCCGAGGTAGAGGCCGAAGCCTGGCGGCGCTGGGCCGAAGGTGTAAAGAACCACCTGCTCATGAACCTGGACAGGTATCTGCTCCAGGCCGAGGAAAAGCTAAAGCAAAACGGTGTGCAGGTGCACTGGGCCGAAGACGCCGTTGAGGCACAGCGCATCGTGGCCGGAATCGCCCGCAAAGCGGGGGCGCGCAAAGTGGTCAAGGCCAAGACCATGGTTTCGGAGGAGCTGGGCATCAACCCCTTGCTGGAAGGGATGGGCCTCGAGGTGCTGGAGACCGACCTGGGCGAGTACATCATCCAGCTTTTGCACCAGCCCCCCTCCCACATCGTGGGCCCGGCCATCCACCTGAACTTGGAGCAGATTCGGCGCCTGTTCCACGAGCGCTTCCAAACCCCGCTGGAGGCCAGCCCCGAAGACCTGGCCGCCGTAGCCCGCAAGCTCCTGCGCGATGGGTTTTTGCAGGCCGATATGGGCATCTCCGGTGGAAACTTCGTGGTGGCCGAAACCGGCACCCTGGCCCTGATCGAAAACGAGGGCAACATCCGGCTTGCCACCTCGGCCCCGCGCATCCATGTGGCCCTGGTGGGGATCGAGAAGCTCCTGCCTCGCTTCAGCGACCTTTCGGTTTTCCTCTCGCTCACCGCCCGCGCGGCCACGGGCCAGCGGCTGGGTACTTTTGTTTCGCTTATCCAGGGCCCTAAAAAACCAGACGAACCCGACGGTCCCCAGGAAGTGCACGTGGTTTTTGTCGACAACGGGCGCAGCAGCCTGCTGGCCGACCCAGAAGCCTGGGAAACCCTGCGCTGCGTGCGCTGTGCAGCCTGCCTGAACGCCTGCCCGGTCTACCGTCAGACCGGCGGACACCCATACGGCTACGTCTACAGCGGGCCCATTGGGGCCATCCTCGCGCCCGGGCTGGTGGGCCTCGAGGACACCAAGCCCCTCCCCTATGCTTCTTCGCTTTGCGGGGCCTGCTTCCAGGCCTGCCCGGTGCGGATTCCTATCCCCAGGCTGCTGCTCACCTGGCGCAACCGCGCGGTGGAGCAGGGGCTTACCCCCAGGCTCGAGGCAGCCGCCATCCAGGCCTATGCCCTGGCCATGACCAACCCCTGGGCCTACCGTCTGGCCACCAGGGCCCTGCGACTTCTACCCGAAAAAGCGCTGGACAATAGCGTACTGCCAGTGCTCAAGGCCTGGACCGAAGGCCGCGCCGGGCTTTCGCCCAGCCCCAAAAGTTTTCAGCAGCTATGGGAAGCGGGAGAAGTCTGA
- a CDS encoding phosphoribosylanthranilate isomerase, with translation MVRAKICGITRQEDALLAENLGAWALGFILAPGTRRYIEPEQIRPISSALGPFAVRVGVFVDTPPEEVLRQMEAARLQVAQLHGAEPPGWAEQVRRFFPVIKAIRISGPASPEWLTYPADALLVDGVSPGSGQTYPLEWLLPLRQHPRLIVAGGLTPENLRSVLDLAPYAVDVSSGVELEPGRKDPNKLRAFLAQVAAFNGTSLNQ, from the coding sequence ATGGTGCGGGCCAAAATATGCGGGATTACCCGCCAGGAAGACGCCCTCTTGGCCGAAAACCTGGGGGCCTGGGCCCTGGGCTTTATCCTGGCCCCAGGCACCCGGCGCTATATAGAACCCGAGCAAATTCGGCCCATTTCCAGCGCACTGGGGCCTTTTGCTGTTCGGGTCGGGGTGTTTGTGGACACCCCACCCGAGGAGGTGCTGAGGCAGATGGAGGCCGCCCGGCTCCAGGTAGCCCAGCTCCACGGGGCCGAACCGCCCGGATGGGCCGAGCAGGTGCGACGCTTTTTCCCGGTTATCAAGGCCATTCGGATATCCGGGCCTGCCTCGCCTGAGTGGTTAACTTACCCCGCCGATGCCCTCCTGGTAGACGGGGTAAGCCCTGGCAGTGGACAGACCTATCCGCTGGAGTGGCTTTTACCCCTCCGGCAACATCCGCGCTTGATTGTGGCCGGGGGCTTGACGCCAGAAAACCTGCGCTCGGTGCTGGATTTAGCGCCCTACGCAGTGGACGTAAGCAGTGGGGTCGAGCTCGAGCCAGGCCGCAAAGACCCCAACAAACTTCGGGCCTTTCTGGCTCAGGTCGCGGCCTTCAATGGCACCAGCCTGAACCAATAG
- a CDS encoding isoprenyl transferase, protein MALTSPARIPKRSLRKQMIDLFSAALKPLYWWYEKRIEAEVRRGHAPRHLGLILDGNRRFARELGLDGHHGHEFGVQKAYEVLEWCLELNIPTVTIWVFSTDNFNRSQVEVETLMQLFVKEARRMAQDPRIHANKVRVKVIGRHDRFPPKVLEALEELEKATEHHNGMLLNIAMGYGGREEIVDAVKSLLLEAAQTGKSLEKLAAELDLEHISERLYTAGVPDPDFIIRTSGEIRLSGFLLWQAAYSEYYFFDAFWPAFRKVDFLRAVRDYQKRERRFGK, encoded by the coding sequence ATGGCCCTGACTTCCCCTGCGCGCATTCCAAAACGCTCTCTGCGAAAACAAATGATCGACCTATTTAGCGCTGCTCTCAAGCCCCTGTACTGGTGGTACGAAAAGCGCATCGAGGCCGAGGTGCGACGGGGGCATGCCCCCAGGCATCTGGGGCTGATCCTGGACGGCAACCGTCGCTTTGCCAGGGAGCTGGGCCTGGACGGGCACCACGGCCACGAATTCGGGGTGCAGAAGGCCTACGAGGTCCTGGAGTGGTGTTTGGAGCTCAACATTCCCACCGTGACCATCTGGGTCTTCTCTACCGACAACTTCAACCGCAGCCAGGTCGAGGTAGAGACCCTCATGCAGCTCTTCGTAAAGGAGGCCAGGCGCATGGCCCAGGATCCCCGTATCCACGCCAACAAGGTGCGGGTCAAGGTGATTGGGCGGCACGACCGCTTCCCCCCTAAGGTGCTGGAAGCACTGGAGGAGCTAGAAAAAGCCACCGAGCACCACAACGGCATGCTCCTGAACATCGCCATGGGCTACGGTGGGCGGGAAGAAATTGTAGATGCCGTCAAAAGCCTGTTGCTGGAAGCTGCCCAGACCGGCAAGTCGCTGGAAAAGCTGGCCGCCGAGCTGGACCTCGAGCACATCTCTGAGCGGCTTTATACTGCCGGCGTACCCGACCCCGACTTCATTATTCGCACCTCGGGCGAGATTCGTCTATCGGGCTTCCTGCTGTGGCAGGCTGCGTACAGCGAATACTACTTCTTCGATGCGTTCTGGCCTGCCTTCCGCAAGGTAGATTTTCTGCGGGCAGTACGCGACTACCAGAAACGTGAGCGGCGCTTTGGTAAGTGA
- a CDS encoding MgtC/SapB family protein — protein MQESLWHLLAATLIGFAVGLERERAKVERQGSTIGGVRTFTLLGLLGGVSALGQNQWLPAVGLAAVAGLAVYTLKNSRDATSQVAALLVYMLGVLCGLGTVLPALFTGALLLGFLAFHDELHAFAGGVQRGEVEAAVLLALLLGVVYPLLPDANYGPYGVWNPREIWQVVLLVAGVNFVGYLALRLLGSKGLWVAALLGGLVSSTAVTLSMVTQSRANPSRNPLWASGVVLASQMMLGRILVWSATAPALLQLLWLPVLLWLLWGLLVAAWLTGRDREAPESVPVQNPLQLQGALLFAGVYALVKLLTKVGLEVFGNAGVYVVSALSGVADVDAISLSLARLTANEQLMLSVASIAIVVAALSNTVFKTALSFGTRGLGLYVALGLLPGGLLALLMVL, from the coding sequence GTGCAAGAGTCGCTATGGCATTTGCTGGCCGCTACCCTGATTGGCTTTGCAGTGGGCCTCGAGCGTGAGCGGGCGAAGGTAGAGCGCCAGGGCTCGACCATCGGGGGGGTGCGCACCTTCACCCTGCTGGGGCTGCTGGGAGGGGTAAGCGCCCTTGGGCAAAACCAGTGGTTGCCGGCGGTGGGGCTGGCGGCGGTGGCCGGGCTGGCGGTGTATACCCTCAAAAACAGCCGCGATGCTACCAGCCAGGTAGCGGCCCTGCTGGTGTATATGCTGGGGGTGCTGTGCGGTTTGGGTACGGTGCTGCCGGCCCTGTTCACCGGGGCCCTGCTGCTGGGTTTCCTGGCCTTTCACGATGAACTTCACGCTTTTGCCGGGGGGGTACAGCGGGGCGAGGTGGAGGCAGCGGTGTTGCTGGCGCTGCTCCTTGGGGTGGTTTACCCGCTGCTTCCTGACGCCAACTATGGCCCTTATGGGGTCTGGAATCCCCGCGAAATCTGGCAGGTGGTTCTGCTGGTGGCCGGGGTTAACTTTGTGGGTTATCTGGCCTTGCGCTTGCTGGGCTCTAAAGGCCTGTGGGTAGCGGCTTTGCTGGGTGGTCTGGTTTCGTCCACTGCGGTTACCCTTTCGATGGTGACCCAGAGCCGCGCCAACCCCAGCCGTAACCCGCTCTGGGCCAGCGGAGTGGTGCTGGCCTCCCAGATGATGCTGGGGCGTATTCTGGTCTGGAGCGCTACCGCCCCGGCCCTCTTGCAGTTGCTCTGGCTCCCGGTGCTTTTGTGGCTACTGTGGGGGTTGCTGGTCGCGGCCTGGCTGACTGGGCGCGACCGGGAAGCACCGGAAAGCGTGCCGGTACAAAACCCCCTGCAGCTCCAGGGCGCACTGCTCTTTGCAGGGGTTTATGCGCTGGTCAAGCTACTGACTAAAGTGGGCCTCGAGGTCTTCGGTAATGCTGGGGTCTACGTGGTAAGCGCCCTTTCGGGAGTGGCCGATGTGGACGCCATCTCGCTCTCGCTGGCCCGCCTGACGGCCAACGAACAACTGATGCTGTCGGTTGCTTCCATCGCCATCGTGGTGGCTGCCCTGAGCAACACCGTATTCAAAACCGCGCTGTCATTTGGAACCCGGGGACTCGGCTTATATGTGGCGCTGGGGCTGCTTCCGGGCGGGCTGCTGGCTTTGCTGATGGTGCTTTGA
- a CDS encoding GAF domain-containing protein: MGLVDFLHRPWARTLAGFLEAVQEAVLIASAERRLVYANRAALDLLGYSLEELQAKETLDWVALPYRKGLARAMWPGSPAQPGTLELAFVQKDGSWRYARCSFLYLEMEGQMYSATIAQNIAQPCQTRQSLTDADVPYVAQNAIEVERLASKRLEALYQADEKLYASLELDQVLQALADVCVDLLGADKSCILTWDETHQRLITRAQRGFTSQFVQLINEYAGHGLIVYAARGGETVVVQDTHQDGSVVRQITDPEGIRAFMHIPIRLEGQVFGVFSVNNLQPHTFGPEEQRVFTSLARRAALAIQNARLYAQAQGKAVLEERQKLARDLHDSVSQTIYGIVLGVRSAKAQLAQHPEQVPATLDFVLKLAEAATAEMRALIFELRPDSLKHQGLVAALARQVAATRARHGLYIETRLGSEPPLSLEAKEALYRVAQEALHNVVQHAQAHKVYLRLEQHDSKVELEIRDDGVGFDSQREYPGHLGLVSMRERIERLGGRFYIASSPGAGTTLRAELNLPSS; encoded by the coding sequence TTGGGCCTGGTTGATTTCCTGCACCGACCCTGGGCCAGAACCCTGGCCGGGTTTTTGGAGGCGGTTCAAGAGGCTGTCCTGATTGCCTCAGCAGAGCGCAGGCTGGTCTATGCCAACCGGGCCGCCCTGGACTTGCTGGGCTACAGCCTGGAGGAGCTCCAGGCCAAAGAGACGCTGGACTGGGTTGCGCTGCCCTACCGCAAGGGGCTGGCCCGAGCGATGTGGCCTGGCAGCCCTGCACAGCCCGGCACCCTCGAGCTTGCCTTTGTGCAGAAGGACGGGAGCTGGCGGTATGCGCGCTGTTCCTTTCTGTACCTGGAGATGGAGGGCCAAATGTACAGCGCGACCATTGCGCAAAACATTGCCCAGCCCTGCCAGACCCGGCAGAGCCTTACGGACGCGGACGTGCCTTATGTTGCCCAGAATGCCATTGAAGTAGAACGCCTCGCAAGCAAGCGTCTCGAGGCACTCTACCAGGCCGACGAAAAGCTCTACGCTTCGCTCGAGCTCGATCAGGTGTTGCAGGCCCTGGCCGATGTGTGCGTGGATCTGCTGGGCGCCGACAAGAGCTGCATCCTGACCTGGGATGAAACCCACCAGCGCCTGATAACCCGGGCCCAGCGGGGCTTTACTTCCCAGTTTGTGCAGCTTATAAACGAGTACGCGGGACACGGCCTGATAGTCTATGCGGCCCGCGGTGGGGAAACGGTGGTGGTGCAGGACACCCACCAGGACGGCTCGGTGGTTCGGCAGATAACTGACCCCGAGGGCATCCGGGCTTTTATGCATATCCCCATACGGCTCGAGGGCCAGGTGTTTGGGGTTTTTAGCGTAAACAACCTGCAGCCCCACACCTTTGGCCCCGAAGAACAGCGGGTTTTTACCTCGCTGGCGCGACGGGCGGCCCTTGCCATTCAGAACGCCCGGCTCTATGCCCAGGCCCAGGGCAAGGCGGTTCTGGAAGAACGCCAGAAGCTGGCCCGAGACCTGCACGACTCGGTTTCGCAGACCATCTACGGCATTGTCTTGGGGGTGCGCAGTGCCAAAGCCCAGCTTGCCCAGCACCCCGAGCAGGTTCCGGCAACGCTGGACTTCGTGCTGAAGTTGGCCGAGGCGGCTACGGCCGAGATGCGGGCCCTGATTTTTGAGTTACGCCCGGACTCCCTAAAGCACCAGGGATTGGTTGCAGCGCTAGCCAGGCAGGTAGCGGCCACACGGGCCCGGCATGGCCTGTATATCGAGACCCGCCTGGGTTCCGAGCCACCCCTGAGCCTGGAGGCTAAAGAAGCCCTGTACCGGGTGGCCCAGGAAGCCCTCCACAACGTGGTCCAGCACGCCCAGGCCCACAAGGTGTACCTGCGCCTGGAGCAGCACGACAGCAAGGTCGAGCTCGAGATCCGCGACGATGGGGTGGGCTTTGATAGCCAGCGCGAGTATCCCGGCCACCTGGGCCTGGTTTCCATGCGGGAACGCATCGAGCGTCTGGGGGGGCGCTTTTACATAGCCAGCAGCCCCGGCGCAGGCACTACGCTGAGGGCAGAGCTGAACCTGCCCTCAAGCTGA
- a CDS encoding response regulator, which translates to MRHPNPKAGLGVLLVDDHAVVRQGLRIFLATDEGLYVVGEAQNGQEALEKVAELHPDVVLMDLLMPVMDGVRATREIKARFPEVEVIALTSVLEDQWVAEAIHAGATGYLLKDTQPEELIEAIYAAGRGEVRLHPEAARRLAQEVRTAEMREALTPRETEILRLIAQGLSNKRIAQQLSLSELTVKTHVSNLLSKLGLSSRTQAALFAIREGLIGPG; encoded by the coding sequence ATGCGCCATCCCAACCCAAAGGCAGGCCTGGGCGTTTTATTGGTAGACGACCATGCGGTGGTGCGCCAGGGGTTGCGTATTTTTTTGGCAACCGATGAGGGGCTTTATGTGGTGGGTGAGGCCCAGAATGGCCAGGAAGCGCTCGAGAAAGTGGCCGAGCTACACCCGGATGTGGTGCTGATGGACTTGCTGATGCCGGTAATGGACGGGGTGCGTGCAACCCGCGAGATCAAAGCGCGCTTTCCCGAGGTGGAGGTCATCGCCCTGACCAGCGTGCTGGAAGACCAGTGGGTGGCCGAGGCTATACACGCAGGTGCAACGGGTTATCTGCTCAAGGACACCCAGCCCGAGGAACTGATTGAGGCCATTTATGCCGCGGGCCGGGGTGAGGTGCGGCTGCACCCCGAGGCGGCCCGACGGCTAGCCCAGGAAGTGCGTACCGCCGAGATGCGCGAAGCCCTGACCCCCAGGGAAACCGAAATACTGCGGCTGATAGCCCAGGGGCTTTCCAACAAGCGCATCGCCCAACAACTGAGCCTGTCCGAACTCACTGTCAAGACCCACGTCTCCAACCTGCTTTCCAAGCTGGGGCTATCCTCACGCACCCAGGCCGCCTTGTTTGCCATCCGGGAGGGGCTAATTGGGCCTGGTTGA
- a CDS encoding DMT family transporter, protein MNGWALLLLAIVSEVIGSTGLKASQGFSKPLPSLVVVLGYASAFYFLSLALKTIPLNTAYAVWSGLGTALIAVLGWLVLKEPMNGAIALGIVLIIVGVVILNLASRGHG, encoded by the coding sequence ATGAACGGATGGGCTTTGTTGCTGCTTGCGATTGTGTCGGAAGTGATTGGCTCGACGGGTCTCAAGGCTTCGCAGGGCTTTAGCAAGCCGCTGCCCTCATTAGTGGTGGTGCTGGGCTATGCCAGCGCCTTCTACTTTCTGAGCCTGGCGCTCAAGACCATCCCGCTCAATACCGCCTACGCGGTCTGGTCGGGGCTGGGCACCGCCCTGATTGCAGTACTGGGCTGGCTGGTGCTCAAAGAGCCCATGAACGGCGCAATTGCCCTGGGCATCGTGCTGATTATTGTGGGGGTGGTGATTTTGAACCTGGCCTCGAGGGGGCATGGGTAG